In Mytilus trossulus isolate FHL-02 chromosome 6, PNRI_Mtr1.1.1.hap1, whole genome shotgun sequence, a single window of DNA contains:
- the LOC134722146 gene encoding dynein regulatory complex subunit 4-like, whose translation MPPKKKSGKKGKKGKKSGKAKSPTVIDGISTEEMSKEQLEEHIQRLREELEREREERNYFQLERDKVNTFWEITKRQLEEKKAELRNKDREMEDSEERHQTEIKVYKQKVKHLLYEHQKNITTIKSQNVSALKLAQNDQSKSEKNLKKDKRALTTQLKEEELSNETYIKNLKKTNDEEISRLRADFERQAHEIESKYEKKMRALRDELDLRRKTEIHEIEERKNGQIHDLMRNHEKAFSEIKNYYNDITINNLALINTLKEQVEEMRKEKERMEKQMNEIQNENRRMKEPLERVKEELAVLQKQLANYEKDKETLRMTKARLKVTEDEFRALKWEHEVLEQRFEKTQMERDDLYKKFVKAIHEVQQKSNFKNFLLEKKLGALADTLEKKEAQLNEVLSASNLDPTALTVVTRKLEDVLDSKNSAIKDLQYELARVCKAHNDLLRTYEAKLTQFGIPTEELGFKPLESTVGGQALGQGPAGLVSAPS comes from the exons tTGGAAGAACACATACAAAGATTACGTGAGGAATTAGAACGTGAAAGAGAAGAGAGAAACTATTTCCAATTGGAAAGAGACAAGGTCAACACATTCTGGGAAATCACAAAAAGACAGTTAGAAGAGAAGAAAGCAGAACTTAGAAATAAAGACAGAGAAATGGAGGACTCAGAAGAAAGACATCAGAccgaaataaaa gtttacaaacaaaaagtgaagcatttactGTATGAACATCAGAAGAATATAACAACAATAAAGTCACAAAatgtatctgccctgaaattggCACAAAATGATCAATCTAAGAGTGAGAAGAACTTGAAGAAAGATAAACGTGCTCTTACCACACAACTCAAAGAAGAGGAACTTTctaatgaaacatatattaaaaatttgaaaaag acAAATGATGAAGAAATATCAAGGTTACGAGCAGACTTTGAGAGACAGGCTCACGAAATTGAATCAAAGTATGAAAAGAAGATGAGAGCATTGAGAGATGAACTAGATTTAAGGAGAAAGACagaaatacatgaaatagaaGAAAGGAAAAATGGACAGATTCATGATTTGatgagaaaccatgaaaaagcTTTCAGTGAAATTAAGAACTATTACAATGATATTACAATCAATAATCTGGCACTTATAAATACATTAAAG GAACAAGTAGAGGAAatgagaaaagaaaaagaaagaatggAAAAACAGATGAATGAAATACAGAATGAGAATAGGAGGATGAAGGAACCATTAGAGAGAGTGAAAGAAGAACTAGCAGTATTACAGAAACAACTGGCTAATTATGAGAAAGACAAAGAAACACTCAGA atgacTAAAGCAAGGTTGAAGGTCACAGAGGACGAATTTAGAGCATTGAAATGGGAACATGAGGTTCTTGAACAAAGATTTGAAAAG acacAAATGGAGAGAGATGATCTGTATAAGAAATTTGTTAAAGCTATTCATGAAGTTCAACAAAAGAGCAACTTCAAGAACTTCTTACTGGAGAAGAAACTTGGAGCACTGGCTGACACTCTTGAGAAGAAGGAAGCTCAGTTGAATGAAGTCTTATCAGCATCTAATCTTGACCCGACTGCACTCACAGTTGTCACAAGAAAATTGGAG gATGTATTGGACTCCAAGAACAGTGCTATTAAAGACCTGCAATATGAGTTGGCCAGAGTTTGTaag GCACACAATGATTTGCTGAGAACATACGAGGCCAAGTTAACACAGTTTGGTATACCAACAGAAGAATTAGGATTCAAACCATTAGAGAGTACCGTTGGAGGACAAGCTTTGGGACAAGGACCTGCTGGGCTAGTGTCAGCCCCTTCATAA
- the LOC134722148 gene encoding dehydrogenase/reductase SDR family member 1-like, with protein MSKPLSGKVCIVTGATRGIGKGIALQLGEAGATVYITGRTLTSPEDDPVGGSLTETAKEIETRGGKCIPVQCDHSKDSDVEELFSRVAKEQDGRLDVLVNNAYSAVKALADNFNKPFWEQPITMWDTVNNVGLRNHYMCSVHAARLMTAWKSGLIVNISSAAGLKYTFNVPYGIGKEANDRMAADCAIELRKMDVAFISLWPGLVRTEQVLHLLTTKADEPISTSEETMKLDPSMFENAETTEYSGKAIVALATDPNIMKKSGRVCFTADLGYEYGFKDVNGKVPVNPRQLNNALQFFPKTKWMANFVPNFVYIPKWMMAAAGNKF; from the exons atgtCTAAGCCTTTGTCTGGAAAAGTATGTATCGTAACTGGAGCAACAAGAGGTATTGGTAAGGGGATAGCTCTACAACTGGGCGAGGCTGGAGCTACAGTATATATAACTG GAAGGACACTTACATCACCTGAAGATGATCCCGTTGGTGGCTCCTTAACAGAGACAGCAAAAGAA attGAGACTCGAGGTGGTAAATGTATTCCTGTACAGTGTGATCATTCTAAAGACAGTGATGTTGAGGAATTGTTTAGTCGTGTGGCAAAGGAACAAGATGGACGCCTTGATGTTCTTGTTAATAATGCATATTCGGCTGTCAAG GCTTTAGCTGATAACTTTAACAAACCGTTTTGGGAACAGCCTATAACAATGTGGGATACAGTAAATAATGTAGGACTAAG GAATCATTACATGTGTTCTGTCCATGCAGCAAGGTTAATGACTGCTTGGAAATCAGGTCTGATTGTCAACATATCATCTGCTGCTGGACTCAAATACACGTTCAATGTTCCTTATGGAATTGGAAAAGAAGCT AATGATAGAATGGCAGCAGACTGTGCTATAGAATTACGGAAGATGGATGTTGCTTTCATCAGTTTATGGCCTGGTTTAGTACGAACAGAACAGGTTTTACATTTACTGACAACGAAGGCAGATGAACCTATATCAACATCAGAAGAA ACAATGAAGCTAGATCCTTCAATGTTTGAAAATGCAGAAACAACTGAATATTCAGGAAAAGCAATTGTTGCCTTGGCAACAG ATCCGAATATTATGAAAAAGTCTGGTAGAGTTTGCTTCACTGCAGACCTTGGCTACGAATATGGATTTAAAGACGTAAATG GTAAAGTACCGGTAAATCCTAGACAATTGAACAATGCTCTACAGTTCTTTCCAAAGACAAAATGGATGGCTAATTTTGTgccaaattttgtatatattcctAAATGGATGATGGCTGCAGCTGGTAATAAGTTTTGA